TGAAGCGCTCATGGAAGAACTGCGGATTATATCATGGGCAATAGGCAGAACCGTATCGGATAAAAGAAACGGAAATCAGGAACTCCTGTCAGACAGTAAAATCATTTCTTAATTGAGAGACTGCTGCTATGCCACATAAAATAATTACTATTATCGGAGTCGGCCTCATGGGAGGATCTTTGGCCGCAGCTCTAAAACGGAACCTAAAATCAGTTGAGCTTTACGGCGTTGATTTTCCCGCAGTGCTGGATAAGGCCCAAATTCTGAAAATTATCGACAGGGGATTTACTCCGGACTCAGTTGAAAAAGCTGTAAAGCCGGCAGATATTATATTTTTATGCACTTCCATAAATAAAATCAGGGAGTATATGCCGATTGTTGCGGAACTGGCTAAAAAAGGCGCTGTAATCACAGACATGGGAAGCACAAAGGCTGAAATTATAAAAAGAGCGCAGGAGATTGAGATAAAGGGATCATACTTTATAGGCGGCCACCCGATGACAGGTAGCGAACTGCACGGAGTGGAAAACATTGACCCTCTTCTTTTTGAAAATTCTGTTTATGTTTTAACACCCATTGATCAGACTCCGCCTGACAGAATCAGAAACCTTGCACTGATTCTGGAGCAGATAGGTGCGCGTGTGCTGTTTATCAGCCCGTCTCTTCATGATAGAATAGCAGCTTTTGTAAGCCACCTGCCCCAGCTTCTTGCTGTAGCTTTGACAAATCTGGCAGGAGAACATAATGCTTCTTCCACATTCTTTTTAAGACTGGCAGCAGGGGGTTTTCGGGATATGACACGCATTGCGTCCAGCCCTTACGAAGTATGGGAGGATATAATTAACTCCAACACTGATGAAATAATCTGGGCTATTGATGCATTTATTAAAAAATTAAGCAGCATACAGTCTATTCTGCAAAATCAGAATCTGCGCAGGGAATTTGAGCTTGCAGCAAAAAACAGGCTCTCCATTCCGCGGGACACAAAGGGTTTTATGCTCCCCCGTTTTGATATATCTGTCTCTGTTGAGGACAAACCTGGAGTCCTTGCTGAAATCAGCAGTGCCGTTTCCGAACAAAACATCAACATAAAGGATATTGAAGTGCTAAAAGTTCGTGAGGGTGAATCAGGTGTGTTCAGGCTTGCTTTTCAGTCCGAGCAGGACAGAAAAAATGCAGTGGAAATCTTAACATCAATCGGGTATAAGGCTCAATATCGAAATTAGGCAATACATGATAAAAACAATAACTTCTGCAGAAAAAATAACAGGCACAATAACACCTCCCGGAGATAAATCCATATCGCACAGGGCATTTATCA
This window of the bacterium genome carries:
- a CDS encoding prephenate dehydrogenase/arogenate dehydrogenase family protein, which codes for MPHKIITIIGVGLMGGSLAAALKRNLKSVELYGVDFPAVLDKAQILKIIDRGFTPDSVEKAVKPADIIFLCTSINKIREYMPIVAELAKKGAVITDMGSTKAEIIKRAQEIEIKGSYFIGGHPMTGSELHGVENIDPLLFENSVYVLTPIDQTPPDRIRNLALILEQIGARVLFISPSLHDRIAAFVSHLPQLLAVALTNLAGEHNASSTFFLRLAAGGFRDMTRIASSPYEVWEDIINSNTDEIIWAIDAFIKKLSSIQSILQNQNLRREFELAAKNRLSIPRDTKGFMLPRFDISVSVEDKPGVLAEISSAVSEQNINIKDIEVLKVREGESGVFRLAFQSEQDRKNAVEILTSIGYKAQYRN